Proteins encoded by one window of Esox lucius isolate fEsoLuc1 chromosome 4, fEsoLuc1.pri, whole genome shotgun sequence:
- the nudt22 gene encoding uridine diphosphate glucose pyrophosphatase NUDT22 isoform X2: protein MDSEVSVLLQCTAWGGLLEPQVQVELSARFNRRTEPALERHIEEVWIERVNREPWLFNGAKFRLHSYSITSTSLTCMDGAGDKRDSPSCIHEEEEGLQKTAGSADHGRSNVLTHQINEINKVVHEQHNDTDLISYKQRAGYLRPAHTPSLGIGPPSGRSKTETQPCLQGDVSEGEAPTPILTLRLGLTCYRDFLGTNWSQRSEELRQRGEAEFGDPLALLAQPLGVGGVLCTSDRKVVLIRRSQKVAEARGLLDIPGGHPEPKAVCEGLAGVTEDKIRVEMLQQRQEAVVRELFSSVSAEIRDEVNVPLRSLGEPMLMGIALNHTSAGRPSAEFYISCSLTSAEVQELYWKGGVEAHESTDIVFLREKHHCWTQYPHREVLAHHPGCSTSNFPLRKNGLHAHRKKNCSPANRFVYKTT from the exons ATGGATTCTGAAGTCTCCGTGCTGTTGCAGTGCACGGCGTGGGGTGGTCTCCTGGAACCACAGGTGCAGGTGGAGCTTTCCGCAAG gTTTAACCGTCGGACAGAGCCAGCACTGGAGCGACACATAGAGGAGGTGTGGATTGAGAGGGTGAACAGGGAGCCTTGGCTTTTCAATGGGGCCAAATTCAGGCTGCACTCATACAGCATAACTTCAACTTCGCTGACCTGCATggacggagcaggagacaaacgTGACAGTCCAAGTTGTATtcatgaggaagaggagggcttACAAAAGACAGCAGGGAGTGCTGACCATGGAAGATCAAATGTGCTCACACatcaaataaatgaaattaaCAAAGTTGTACACGAACAGCATAATGATACAGATTTGATTAGCTATAAGCAGAGAGCAGGGTACCTCAGACCCGCACATACCCCCAGCCTAGGTATAGGTCCACCTTCAGGCAGAAGTAAAACAGAGACCCAACCATGCCTACAGGGAGATGTGAGTGAAGGTGAGGCTCCCACTCCCATTCTGACCCTAAGGCTGGGCCTAACCTGCTATAGGGATTTCCTGGGTACCAACTGGTCTCAGAGATCAGAGGAGCTACGCCAGCGCGGAGAGGCAGAGTTTGGGGATCCTCTAGCCCTATTGGCCCAGCCTCTGGGGGTAGGTGGAGTCCTTTGTACTTCTGACAGAAAGGTGGTGTTGATCAGGAGGAGCCAGAAGGTGGCAGAGGCAAGGGGGCTGTTGGACATCCCTGGGGGACACCCAGAACCCAAG GCGGTGTGTGAAGGACTGGCTGGTGTGACCGAGGACAAGATCAGAGTGGAGATGCTGCAGCAGAGGCAGGAGGCTGTGGTCAGGGAGCTGTTCTCTTCTGTCAGTGCAGAGATCAGAGATGAG GTGAATGTTCCCTTAAGGTCTTTGGGGGAGCCGATGCTCATGGGCATTGCTCTAAATCACACCAGTGCAGGCAGACCCAGTGCAGAGTTCTAcatcag TTGTTCACTGACATCAGCAGAAGTTCAAGAGCTCTACTGGAAGGGGGGTGTTGAGGCCCATGAATCTACAGACATTGTGTTCCTAAGAGAAAAG CATCACTGTTGGACACAATATCCTCACAGAGAAGTCCTTGCTCACCACCCAGGGTGCTCAACGTCCAATTTCCCACTCCGCAAAAATGGGCTCCATGCTCACAGGAAAAAAAACTGCAGCCCCGCTAACCGTTTTGTTTATAAAACAACTTAA
- the nudt22 gene encoding uridine diphosphate glucose pyrophosphatase NUDT22 isoform X3, giving the protein MDSEVSVLLQCTAWGGLLEPQVQVELSARFNRRTEPALERHIEEVWIERVNREPWLFNGAKFRLHSYSITSTSLTCMDGAGDKRDSPSCIHEEEEGLQKTAGSADHGRSNVLTHQINEINKVVHEQHNDTDLISYKQRAGYLRPAHTPSLGIGPPSGRSKTETQPCLQGDVSEGEAPTPILTLRLGLTCYRDFLGTNWSQRSEELRQRGEAEFGDPLALLAQPLGVGGVLCTSDRKVVLIRRSQKVAEARGLLDIPGGHPEPKAVCEGLAGVTEDKIRVEMLQQRQEAVVRELFSSVSAEIRDEVNVPLRSLGEPMLMGIALNHTSAGRPSAEFYISCSLTSAEVQELYWKGGVEAHESTDIVFLREKEVLQLDQHSPLWSELCPSAKGAVLLYQLMLSNQQDRSNQSQISLGEMSR; this is encoded by the exons ATGGATTCTGAAGTCTCCGTGCTGTTGCAGTGCACGGCGTGGGGTGGTCTCCTGGAACCACAGGTGCAGGTGGAGCTTTCCGCAAG gTTTAACCGTCGGACAGAGCCAGCACTGGAGCGACACATAGAGGAGGTGTGGATTGAGAGGGTGAACAGGGAGCCTTGGCTTTTCAATGGGGCCAAATTCAGGCTGCACTCATACAGCATAACTTCAACTTCGCTGACCTGCATggacggagcaggagacaaacgTGACAGTCCAAGTTGTATtcatgaggaagaggagggcttACAAAAGACAGCAGGGAGTGCTGACCATGGAAGATCAAATGTGCTCACACatcaaataaatgaaattaaCAAAGTTGTACACGAACAGCATAATGATACAGATTTGATTAGCTATAAGCAGAGAGCAGGGTACCTCAGACCCGCACATACCCCCAGCCTAGGTATAGGTCCACCTTCAGGCAGAAGTAAAACAGAGACCCAACCATGCCTACAGGGAGATGTGAGTGAAGGTGAGGCTCCCACTCCCATTCTGACCCTAAGGCTGGGCCTAACCTGCTATAGGGATTTCCTGGGTACCAACTGGTCTCAGAGATCAGAGGAGCTACGCCAGCGCGGAGAGGCAGAGTTTGGGGATCCTCTAGCCCTATTGGCCCAGCCTCTGGGGGTAGGTGGAGTCCTTTGTACTTCTGACAGAAAGGTGGTGTTGATCAGGAGGAGCCAGAAGGTGGCAGAGGCAAGGGGGCTGTTGGACATCCCTGGGGGACACCCAGAACCCAAG GCGGTGTGTGAAGGACTGGCTGGTGTGACCGAGGACAAGATCAGAGTGGAGATGCTGCAGCAGAGGCAGGAGGCTGTGGTCAGGGAGCTGTTCTCTTCTGTCAGTGCAGAGATCAGAGATGAG GTGAATGTTCCCTTAAGGTCTTTGGGGGAGCCGATGCTCATGGGCATTGCTCTAAATCACACCAGTGCAGGCAGACCCAGTGCAGAGTTCTAcatcag TTGTTCACTGACATCAGCAGAAGTTCAAGAGCTCTACTGGAAGGGGGGTGTTGAGGCCCATGAATCTACAGACATTGTGTTCCTAAGAGAAAAG GAGGTTCTGCAGCTGGACCAGCACTCCCCCTTGTGGTCAGAGTTGTGTCCTTCAGCCAAGGGTGCAGTGTTGCTCTATCAACTAATGCTGTCTAACCAACAGGACAGAAGTAATCAATCGCAGATCTCACTGGGTGAAATGTCTAGATGA
- the nudt22 gene encoding uridine diphosphate glucose pyrophosphatase NUDT22 isoform X1 — MDSEVSVLLQCTAWGGLLEPQVQVELSARFNRRTEPALERHIEEVWIERVNREPWLFNGAKFRLHSYSITSTSLTCMDGAGDKRDSPSCIHEEEEGLQKTAGSADHGRSNVLTHQINEINKVVHEQHNDTDLISYKQRAGYLRPAHTPSLGIGPPSGRSKTETQPCLQGDVSEGEAPTPILTLRLGLTCYRDFLGTNWSQRSEELRQRGEAEFGDPLALLAQPLGVGGVLCTSDRKVVLIRRSQKVAEARGLLDIPGGHPEPKAVCEGLAGVTEDKIRVEMLQQRQEAVVRELFSSVSAEIRDEVNVPLRSLGEPMLMGIALNHTSAGRPSAEFYISCSLTSAEVQELYWKGGVEAHESTDIVFLREKFCDLQEVLQLDQHSPLWSELCPSAKGAVLLYQLMLSNQQDRSNQSQISLGEMSR; from the exons ATGGATTCTGAAGTCTCCGTGCTGTTGCAGTGCACGGCGTGGGGTGGTCTCCTGGAACCACAGGTGCAGGTGGAGCTTTCCGCAAG gTTTAACCGTCGGACAGAGCCAGCACTGGAGCGACACATAGAGGAGGTGTGGATTGAGAGGGTGAACAGGGAGCCTTGGCTTTTCAATGGGGCCAAATTCAGGCTGCACTCATACAGCATAACTTCAACTTCGCTGACCTGCATggacggagcaggagacaaacgTGACAGTCCAAGTTGTATtcatgaggaagaggagggcttACAAAAGACAGCAGGGAGTGCTGACCATGGAAGATCAAATGTGCTCACACatcaaataaatgaaattaaCAAAGTTGTACACGAACAGCATAATGATACAGATTTGATTAGCTATAAGCAGAGAGCAGGGTACCTCAGACCCGCACATACCCCCAGCCTAGGTATAGGTCCACCTTCAGGCAGAAGTAAAACAGAGACCCAACCATGCCTACAGGGAGATGTGAGTGAAGGTGAGGCTCCCACTCCCATTCTGACCCTAAGGCTGGGCCTAACCTGCTATAGGGATTTCCTGGGTACCAACTGGTCTCAGAGATCAGAGGAGCTACGCCAGCGCGGAGAGGCAGAGTTTGGGGATCCTCTAGCCCTATTGGCCCAGCCTCTGGGGGTAGGTGGAGTCCTTTGTACTTCTGACAGAAAGGTGGTGTTGATCAGGAGGAGCCAGAAGGTGGCAGAGGCAAGGGGGCTGTTGGACATCCCTGGGGGACACCCAGAACCCAAG GCGGTGTGTGAAGGACTGGCTGGTGTGACCGAGGACAAGATCAGAGTGGAGATGCTGCAGCAGAGGCAGGAGGCTGTGGTCAGGGAGCTGTTCTCTTCTGTCAGTGCAGAGATCAGAGATGAG GTGAATGTTCCCTTAAGGTCTTTGGGGGAGCCGATGCTCATGGGCATTGCTCTAAATCACACCAGTGCAGGCAGACCCAGTGCAGAGTTCTAcatcag TTGTTCACTGACATCAGCAGAAGTTCAAGAGCTCTACTGGAAGGGGGGTGTTGAGGCCCATGAATCTACAGACATTGTGTTCCTAAGAGAAAAG TTTTGTGATTTGCAGGAGGTTCTGCAGCTGGACCAGCACTCCCCCTTGTGGTCAGAGTTGTGTCCTTCAGCCAAGGGTGCAGTGTTGCTCTATCAACTAATGCTGTCTAACCAACAGGACAGAAGTAATCAATCGCAGATCTCACTGGGTGAAATGTCTAGATGA
- the dnajc4 gene encoding dnaJ homolog subfamily C member 4 isoform X2, whose amino-acid sequence MQFGAQLQLCRSCKSGLRFLSLSSVHKAAINYYDLLGVKPDASLEQIKNAFFDKSKKMHPDSDLSNPGLHGQFVELSEAYRVLSKEVSRKEYDLRLQRPYTSRPTTAYSPSQAQESVRYWEQFRQSPAQESSAEEWERKKTRNFRIVSYCILIMGLSVGAHIVFFRKLESVHNNFMDKKDRIITQIYNESKERARTNGFKKQTEILRQKHAEFLEKYKVPRNSGADK is encoded by the exons ATGCAGTTTGGAGCCCAGCTGCAACTTTGTCGGTCCTGCAAGAGTGGACTCCGCTTCCTCTCACTGAGCTCTGTACACAA AGCAGCCATAAACTACTATGATCTTCTTGGTGTAAAACCTGATGCCTCGCTTGAGCAAATAAAGAATGCCTTTTTTGACAAATCTAAAAAG ATGCACCCTGACAGTGACCTGTCCAACCCGGGGCTTCATGGACAGTTTGTGGAGCTGAGCGAGGCCTACAGGGTGCTGAGTAAGGAGGTGTCCAGGAAAGAGTATGACCTGCGGCTCCAGCGCCCTTACACCTCCAGACCCACCACTGCGTACAGCCCCAG TCAGGCTCAGGAGAGTGTTCGCTACTGGGAGCAATTCAGGCAATCTCCAGCTCAAGAGTCCAGTGCTgaggagtgggagaggaagaagaCGAGGAACTTTAGAATAGTTAGCTACTGTATTCTTATCATGGGACTGAGTGTTGGTGCTCATATTGTATTCTTCAG AAAGTTGGAGTCTGTCCATAACAACTTCATGGATAAAAAGGATAGGATCATCACACAAATCTATAACGAGTCCAAAGAGAGAGCAAg AACTAATGGCTTTAAGAAGCAGACAGAGATTCTCAGGCAGAAACACGCTGAGTTCCTTGAGAAATACAAAGTCCCCCGCAACAGTGGAGCAGACAAGTAG
- the dnajc4 gene encoding dnaJ homolog subfamily C member 4 isoform X1: MQFGAQLQLCRSCKSGLRFLSLSSVHKAAINYYDLLGVKPDASLEQIKNAFFDKSKKMHPDSDLSNPGLHGQFVELSEAYRVLSKEVSRKEYDLRLQRPYTSRPTTAYSPSSQAQESVRYWEQFRQSPAQESSAEEWERKKTRNFRIVSYCILIMGLSVGAHIVFFRKLESVHNNFMDKKDRIITQIYNESKERARTNGFKKQTEILRQKHAEFLEKYKVPRNSGADK, from the exons ATGCAGTTTGGAGCCCAGCTGCAACTTTGTCGGTCCTGCAAGAGTGGACTCCGCTTCCTCTCACTGAGCTCTGTACACAA AGCAGCCATAAACTACTATGATCTTCTTGGTGTAAAACCTGATGCCTCGCTTGAGCAAATAAAGAATGCCTTTTTTGACAAATCTAAAAAG ATGCACCCTGACAGTGACCTGTCCAACCCGGGGCTTCATGGACAGTTTGTGGAGCTGAGCGAGGCCTACAGGGTGCTGAGTAAGGAGGTGTCCAGGAAAGAGTATGACCTGCGGCTCCAGCGCCCTTACACCTCCAGACCCACCACTGCGTACAGCCCCAG CAGTCAGGCTCAGGAGAGTGTTCGCTACTGGGAGCAATTCAGGCAATCTCCAGCTCAAGAGTCCAGTGCTgaggagtgggagaggaagaagaCGAGGAACTTTAGAATAGTTAGCTACTGTATTCTTATCATGGGACTGAGTGTTGGTGCTCATATTGTATTCTTCAG AAAGTTGGAGTCTGTCCATAACAACTTCATGGATAAAAAGGATAGGATCATCACACAAATCTATAACGAGTCCAAAGAGAGAGCAAg AACTAATGGCTTTAAGAAGCAGACAGAGATTCTCAGGCAGAAACACGCTGAGTTCCTTGAGAAATACAAAGTCCCCCGCAACAGTGGAGCAGACAAGTAG